A region from the Schistocerca serialis cubense isolate TAMUIC-IGC-003099 chromosome 1, iqSchSeri2.2, whole genome shotgun sequence genome encodes:
- the LOC126443111 gene encoding piggyBac transposable element-derived protein 3-like — protein MPRGLTLEEILAELENHQESDDEDDDVELAIIPPDADVITDEEDIDENVLNTESVVQGVAGTLELITSRGEANATVVPPEAKRRKALGDGAESGTLSTKKYKCKWYKCQPMYTNTSDPGKSNKHYVAECLANKTVAQVFEDFFSEKLMDTIIEQSEIYACQHNKINFLLTKEELKSFIGILLLSGYHKLPHENMYWEQAPDVGVPLVFKSMSRNRFQEIKRFIHLNDNSKLDRNDKMYKLKLYFEMLKKEFGKFGVFYSELSIDEIMVRYYGSNGFLYNCLPYCGKTDNKQEPLGARVINELTSTIPESEYPNYKLFFDNFFTSDDTLITLRKSKMNATGTIREIRTNTCPLIASKRMVIDTYIVNTWCTYQVANSNEKLSLLHVRRRIVMFYLSKKTGSVPKHRGPQGSKFMGGRVSTDVRLGPGNHFIVPSETQKICAYCKKKTAKICDRCNVGVHDKCFASFHTE, from the exons atgccgcgtggacttacacttgaagaaattctagcagaactagagaaccatcaagagagtgacgatgaagatgatgacgtagaattggcgattattccacccgatgcagatgtaataacagatgaagaagacattgacgaaAATGTACTGAACACTGAGTCTGTTGTACAAGGTGTAGCCGGTACTTTAGAGCTCATAACCAGCCGAGGTGAAGCTAATGCTACAGTTGTACCTccagaagccaaaagaaggaaagcgttaggagatggagcagaaagtggtacattatctacaaaaaaatataaGTGTAAGTGGTATAAATGTCAACCAATGTACACAAACACTAGTGATCCAGGGAAGAGCAACAAACATTATGTTGCGGAATGTCTAGCAAATAAGACAGTGGCCCAGGTGTTTGAGGattttttttctgagaaactaATGGATACTATTATTGAACAAAGTGAAATCTATGCTtgccaacataacaaaataaattttctgctaaccaaagaagaactaaaatcatTTATTGGCATACTACTTCTGAGTGGTTATCATAAGCTTCCCCATGAGAATATGTACTGGGAACAGGCTCCTGATGTCGGTGTTCCTTTAGTCTTCAAATCCATGTCCAGAAATAGGTTTCAGGAAATAAAGAGATTCATTCATCTCAATGACAACTCCAAACTAGACAGAAACGACAAGATGTACAAACTGAAGTTGTACTTTGAAATGCTGAAAAAGGAATTTGGTAAATTTGGGGTATTTTATTCAGAACTCTCAATTGATGAAATAATGGTCCGTTATTATG GTTCCAATGGCTTTCTTTATAATTGTTTGCCATACTGTGgcaagactgacaacaaacaggagcctttaggtgcaagggtaataaatgaactaaccagcacgattccagaatcagagtatccgaattataagcttttctttgacaactttttcacCAGTGATGACACGCTGATCACACTCAGAAAGAGTAAAATGAATGCTACAGGAACAATAAGAGAGATCCGAACTAACACATGTCCATTGATTGCCTCAAAAAGAATG GTGATAGATACCTACATAGTAAACACATGGTGTACATACCAAGTTGCTAATTCTaatgagaagctctcacttttgcATGTCCGacggagaatagtgatgttttacctatcaaagaaaacaggatcagtaccaaaacacagaggaccacaaggaagcaaattcatgggaggacgggtgagcacagatgtacgactaggtccaggaaatcatttcattgtgccaagtGAAACACAGAAGAtatgtgcttactgcaagaaaaaaacagcaaaaatttgtgataggtgcaatgttggtgtacacgacaagtgttttgcttcatttcatactgaatag